From one Leptospira dzoumogneensis genomic stretch:
- a CDS encoding phosphatidate cytidylyltransferase, whose amino-acid sequence MDLDNGSLPVLGFVIFGFLVGGIWFFRSSKGRSKEERTLRSRKYWSYALIVSLSSLFAVCGGYLWLGFISVLLLLGGIELIRTLSIERPVQFFSILGIYLVLGIMACFSFFVLSPKLCLWLYLGIAGFDAFSQIVGQSLGNTKISPTISPNKTWEGFMGGLSYLFLFSGFVFSFWGNFSWKCIWILPLFGFLALAGDLAASWIKRKVSIKDFSSILPGHGGFLDRFDSFLFTLSIWTFISIPFEVFREPWN is encoded by the coding sequence ATGGACCTAGATAATGGATCCTTGCCTGTACTGGGTTTCGTAATTTTTGGCTTTTTGGTCGGAGGGATTTGGTTTTTTCGTTCCTCAAAAGGACGTTCTAAAGAAGAAAGGACTTTGAGATCTCGAAAATACTGGTCTTACGCTTTAATCGTTTCTTTGTCTTCCTTATTCGCAGTATGTGGAGGGTATTTATGGCTCGGATTCATTTCCGTTCTTTTGTTATTAGGCGGTATCGAACTTATTCGAACTCTGTCCATTGAAAGACCTGTTCAATTTTTTTCCATTTTAGGGATATATCTAGTATTAGGGATTATGGCATGTTTTTCGTTTTTCGTCCTCTCTCCTAAATTGTGTCTATGGTTGTATTTAGGAATCGCAGGATTTGACGCATTTAGTCAGATCGTAGGGCAGAGTTTGGGAAATACAAAAATTTCTCCTACAATCAGCCCCAATAAAACTTGGGAAGGATTTATGGGAGGGTTATCGTATCTATTTCTATTTTCCGGATTCGTGTTTTCCTTCTGGGGAAATTTTTCTTGGAAATGTATTTGGATCCTTCCTCTTTTCGGATTTTTAGCCTTAGCAGGAGATTTGGCGGCAAGCTGGATCAAAAGAAAAGTTTCGATCAAAGACTTTTCCTCCATACTTCCTGGGCATGGAGGTTTTCTGGATCGATTCGATTCTTTCCTATTTACTCTAAGTATATGGACCTTTATTTCGATCCCTTTTGAAGTTTTTAGAGAACCTTGGAATTAA
- a CDS encoding diacylglycerol/lipid kinase family protein — MGKSVAIVNGKLRKEKSGIDSLVRSRLENEGIRLLVTQFPGHAKNLAQKERNNSEIVVVGGDGTLHEVLSSLKPPFPKIRLIPAGTGNSLARDFGWEKWNRKEENLNLTKETILDLLQIEVSTAEETFLCYSASTISFGFPAAVTEIANSRFKKLKKYCYPVAAGIGVFFQKRKMYGVSYDEESRNRIPLTGCILNNTRHVANFLAFPNARPNDGKLEVLELNSGILGQTLHNLSVLSRKYFYEPKAPFQVNSVVVSFESPEILMVDGEIYKNVISFSVKVLPGSLRIHGPR, encoded by the coding sequence ATGGGGAAATCGGTTGCGATCGTAAATGGAAAACTTCGCAAAGAAAAATCCGGGATTGATTCATTAGTCCGCTCCAGATTAGAGAATGAAGGAATACGCCTTTTGGTGACTCAATTTCCGGGGCATGCTAAAAATCTTGCCCAAAAGGAAAGAAACAATTCCGAGATCGTCGTTGTCGGAGGGGACGGAACTTTACATGAGGTACTCTCTTCTTTAAAACCTCCCTTTCCTAAGATCCGCTTGATCCCGGCCGGAACAGGAAATTCTTTAGCGAGAGATTTCGGCTGGGAAAAATGGAACCGGAAAGAAGAGAACTTGAACTTAACCAAGGAGACAATATTAGATCTTCTGCAAATAGAGGTTAGTACAGCGGAAGAGACTTTTTTATGTTATTCCGCAAGCACCATCTCATTCGGCTTTCCTGCCGCAGTTACCGAGATCGCAAACTCCAGATTCAAGAAGTTAAAAAAATATTGTTATCCGGTAGCGGCCGGTATCGGGGTATTTTTTCAAAAAAGAAAAATGTATGGTGTATCTTATGACGAAGAGTCTAGGAACAGAATTCCTCTTACCGGATGTATTCTGAATAATACCAGACATGTTGCGAATTTTTTGGCATTTCCTAATGCAAGACCAAATGACGGAAAATTAGAAGTTTTGGAGCTGAACTCCGGAATTTTGGGACAGACCTTACATAATCTTTCCGTTCTTTCTCGAAAATATTTTTATGAACCGAAAGCTCCATTTCAAGTGAATTCGGTTGTTGTAAGTTTCGAATCTCCTGAGATCCTTATGGTAGACGGAGAAATTTATAAAAACGTAATTTCTTTTTCCGTAAAAGTACTCCCCGGGTCTTTGAGGATACATGGACCTAGATAA
- a CDS encoding CDP-alcohol phosphatidyltransferase family protein yields the protein MNSFNKYIPNCITILRFLTLPFLVYFIYKNDRSLFSWLFFAALLSDIADGLIARIFRLQSEFGAKLDSWADLLLFFVGIAGILTFEPDFFYEYRIWISIVLILYFGEMVYSLWKFGTISSFHTYASRVAAYCIGILFMTLFWFGAFSPIVYVSFFVSCFAYAEEILILRVLEELRSNVRGLYWIQKEKRKI from the coding sequence ATGAATTCTTTTAATAAATACATTCCGAATTGTATTACGATCTTACGTTTTTTGACTCTTCCTTTCCTTGTTTATTTTATCTATAAAAATGACAGATCTTTATTCTCTTGGCTTTTTTTCGCCGCATTATTGAGCGATATAGCAGACGGATTGATCGCAAGGATTTTCCGTTTGCAATCCGAGTTTGGGGCCAAGTTGGACTCTTGGGCGGACCTTCTTCTTTTTTTCGTAGGTATAGCAGGTATATTAACTTTCGAACCGGATTTTTTTTACGAGTACAGGATTTGGATCTCAATCGTTCTAATTCTGTATTTTGGAGAGATGGTTTATTCCTTATGGAAATTCGGAACTATTTCTAGTTTTCACACGTATGCGAGTAGAGTTGCCGCTTATTGTATCGGGATATTATTTATGACCCTATTTTGGTTCGGCGCCTTCTCTCCTATCGTATACGTTTCTTTTTTTGTGAGTTGTTTTGCTTACGCGGAAGAGATTCTGATCTTAAGAGTATTGGAGGAACTCCGTTCGAATGTGCGTGGATTATATTGGATACAAAAAGAAAAGAGGAAAATATAA
- a CDS encoding fatty acid desaturase: MNYEEVMESRFRNFPWWIPVFTGILASCLYVFLLYFHEIFISGRIWILPISGLFLHSWMILLVHEGTHRNLTRSKFDRWILNLASAFVFLPFYGEPFRASHLKHHAKTNLPDDPLWPRWKLELFKKNRILYVLLEFLPLVSNIFSLFWKSSSEVTAKDKKPVFSKETLFFLLLSFSVSGILFYWFRPDLWFIFGTFFFANFWGCFRHWCEHTGYSDKRESNTFYFPLGFGIGNHEIHHENPNLSWLSLSLGLRKRKKNISIFECFAGICFSKKYIHYAETKENGVSLLSSSELI; the protein is encoded by the coding sequence ATGAATTACGAAGAAGTAATGGAGAGCAGATTCAGGAATTTCCCTTGGTGGATCCCCGTATTCACCGGGATTCTCGCTTCTTGTTTGTATGTTTTTCTGCTGTACTTTCACGAAATATTCATATCCGGACGGATTTGGATCCTTCCTATCAGCGGTTTATTTTTACATTCTTGGATGATACTACTAGTTCATGAAGGAACTCACAGAAATCTCACCCGATCTAAATTCGATCGATGGATCCTGAATCTTGCAAGCGCTTTCGTTTTTCTTCCTTTTTATGGAGAACCTTTTAGGGCTTCTCACTTAAAACATCATGCAAAGACAAACCTTCCCGACGATCCATTATGGCCAAGATGGAAATTAGAATTGTTTAAAAAGAATCGTATTCTTTACGTTTTGTTGGAGTTCCTGCCGTTGGTTTCTAATATCTTTTCTTTGTTTTGGAAATCTTCTTCTGAAGTTACAGCGAAAGATAAGAAGCCTGTCTTTTCCAAGGAGACTCTTTTTTTCTTACTTCTATCCTTTAGCGTTTCCGGGATCCTGTTTTATTGGTTTCGACCCGATCTATGGTTTATTTTCGGAACATTCTTTTTTGCAAATTTCTGGGGTTGTTTTCGACATTGGTGCGAGCATACAGGATATTCAGATAAGAGAGAAAGTAATACATTTTATTTTCCATTAGGATTCGGGATAGGGAATCACGAGATCCATCATGAAAATCCGAATCTTTCCTGGTTAAGTCTTTCTCTCGGACTTAGGAAAAGAAAAAAGAATATTTCGATTTTTGAATGTTTTGCCGGGATTTGTTTTTCTAAAAAATATATACACTACGCAGAAACGAAAGAAAACGGCGTTTCTCTATTATCTTCTTCGGAGCTTATATGA
- a CDS encoding TRL domain-containing protein has protein sequence MRLTFSSLALLLLCSCFPEYRVPYSALIISAKHTSRGESNLFYPSHPEQNANVIGQARLIKEGRSCSSSIFYLDMYVFIKGGSVRDAAESAGIKMIGAIEYSHFNILGIFIKECVIVRGE, from the coding sequence ATGAGACTTACATTTTCTTCTCTGGCTCTTCTTTTATTATGCTCTTGTTTTCCGGAATACAGGGTTCCTTATAGTGCTTTGATTATAAGCGCTAAACACACTTCCAGAGGAGAGTCTAATCTATTCTATCCTTCTCATCCGGAACAAAATGCTAACGTCATAGGGCAGGCAAGACTGATCAAAGAAGGACGTTCCTGTTCTTCTTCCATATTCTATTTAGATATGTATGTTTTTATCAAGGGAGGAAGTGTGAGAGATGCCGCGGAATCCGCGGGTATAAAAATGATCGGCGCCATCGAATATTCTCACTTTAATATATTAGGGATCTTTATTAAAGAATGTGTTATCGTCAGGGGAGAATAA
- a CDS encoding TRL-like family protein: MIRWSFYKITMRRSSKVLIAIFFTYFLGLSCTSIGDSYRPIPGLLYNSMSFDGDFNPQNTVRPLRFGKGCVHHILRIYSWGDAAAGSIAWRELITKISYIDHSVTDFFIFYGRYCTYVYGE, translated from the coding sequence ATGATTCGCTGGTCTTTTTACAAAATTACGATGAGACGGTCTTCTAAAGTTTTAATTGCGATCTTTTTTACGTATTTTCTGGGATTGAGTTGTACGAGTATAGGTGATTCCTATCGTCCGATACCCGGGCTTCTTTATAATAGTATGTCATTCGATGGGGATTTTAATCCTCAGAATACGGTTCGACCTCTGAGATTCGGAAAAGGCTGCGTTCATCATATCCTTAGGATCTATTCCTGGGGGGACGCGGCGGCAGGATCCATTGCTTGGAGAGAATTGATCACGAAAATCTCATATATAGATCATAGTGTGACTGACTTTTTTATTTTTTACGGAAGGTATTGCACCTATGTTTACGGAGAATGA
- a CDS encoding TRL-like family protein → MNRILFSILLVLSFETCKGIIYRQEKIPGKIGNVEGIKSAKVCVYNFLFLVSAGDASITEAKRQGEISRIHSVEIEVSSFLFIFVRRHCLILTGD, encoded by the coding sequence TTGAATCGAATTTTGTTTTCTATTCTTCTCGTTTTATCGTTTGAAACATGTAAGGGGATCATATACCGCCAGGAAAAAATTCCAGGCAAGATCGGGAACGTGGAAGGTATAAAAAGCGCAAAGGTATGCGTATACAATTTTCTATTCTTGGTTTCCGCAGGAGATGCAAGCATAACGGAAGCAAAACGCCAAGGAGAGATCAGCAGGATCCACTCCGTAGAAATCGAAGTTTCTTCTTTTCTTTTTATCTTCGTAAGGCGCCACTGCTTGATCTTAACTGGAGATTGA